GATGACAATTGGAAAATCTTGTCGATTGCTTTTGCAAGCATGCCTGGAGAGTCAGTAGACGATTGAAATTTCTTCCTATCTCGGTTGAGGAGGCATGTTTGCCCCCAACTTGATATTTGCGTCATCTTCGTTCAAGGACCTAGAAATCGACCACAATTGAACGACAGGAAAGCCTCTAGGACTATACACACCATAGGTATTGTCTAAATTATGTTGCATCAAACTACCACGAACACTATTCTTCCACTGCTGAGCAAGCacaagtgaccaacatgggtatGTAATCGCCATTATTAAAGATTCTTTAAAATTCTTTACTATGTAATTGCCACTATTCACTTCTTTAGATATATTACAAGCTCGTGAAAGACTATTTCCATGAGATGTTGGAAAATTACGGACAATTAACGGTGCGGATGCTAGCTATCTCTCTAACATACCCTTCGACCAATGGACACAATCCTACGACGGGGGTCTACAATATGGCCAAATGAAGACAAACCTAACAGAATGCATCAATTTTGTTTTGAAGGGAACATGTCATTTACCGTTTATCTCAATTGTAAAAGAGACATACTTCCATCTGAAGTGAGTGGCAATTTATGTTGGGCATATCCAAGGAAGCCACGCATGGTGTCAGTATGCACTGAAAGAAATTAGAAAGGCCATAACACAAACTGTATGCATCCAGTGTGCCATTCGTGTGAATAACTATGGTTTCAAGTAACAGAATTCAAAAGACTGAAACAAGGTATTTTCGATGGAGCATATTGTGTACACCTAAGACTGAAGAATTGTGACTGTTGGAGATTTGATGTACTTCATTTCCCATGCGCTCATAGAATTACAGCATGTAGCAATCAGTGTTTAGATCCCATTAGCTTTGTGGACGAAGTGTACAAATTAGAAAATATGTACAATGTCTGGAAACACGTATTGCCACCAGTCCCAGATGAACATAAGTGACCATATATATCAAGTGCTCTATTTAAGTTGTTACCCGATAGATCATTGCGTCATAAACCAAAAGATCTCTCAAAGTCAACTTAAATACACGACAAAATAGATATTCAAGATCAAGGTTATGCGGGTGGTATAGGAACCTGGGACATTCAATACCTTTATGTCCACATTGAAGGGATGATACAAGTGCAACATATCGTTAACACCAATTTTATTATAATCTGGTATCTACGTATAGTcttgatttaaaattttgaattgataACAAATACCAACTACAATGAAAAAATGATATTCATTTAAAAACACAATAATATACATCATTGATAAAATATaaacattttatatttatttaaatgttaACAAGACGAGCACAATGATAAAGTAAATCAGTGCAAATGCCAATCAAAATATGTGCCACATAGGGGTGGGCAACGGTTGTGCGCCAAAATTCCTTCTTGGTTCAACCTCTGGTTGGGGTACTGGCCTCGACCTCTTATCTTTTTCGCCTTCGGTTGATTGTGATGGGTTGCTCCTTGGTTACCATTGTGCATTTTCTGGTCTAGGAATAAGTGATTGGAAAGATAAACTACCTTGGTAGAACAATGATCCTAGAGGTGTTTGTGACATAAACGACATATGAGTACAACTATGTTGTGTCCTATACACCGATGGCATAGTGACTGGAATTTTGGTCGGTGCCTGATACATAGACGGCctatacttgtaacacccctacccaTATTcaacgtcagaatagggttacggaacattacttataacacattttaaatatacatttcacatacaattaatcAAATCATTTACATTCCATTCACAACCaaacattttgtccctaatacgagctcaCGAGGCCCTAAAGATACATTGAGagtagtttgggactaaaccgataactttggaaactttttgaacacttagaaaattttctcaaaaataggggacacatgcccatgtagcccggtcgtgtctctcacacggttaaagacacgcccgtgtcgcaggccgtgtagacattcgaaatggaagcacatggccatgtcccagtcCCAGGCTgtgtccgaccccgtgtaactctctgacttgggtcacacgggcaacacacacgcccgtgtgccctaaaattggccatacacgcccgtgtgccaggccgtgccaaacctgtagggtatactaacttatgtcacacggccaagtcacacacctgtgtgtgaggccgtgtagagcatattaacttaattttaatttcaacaccaggggacacacaaccgtgtaatataaccatgtgtcacacacggctgagacacacgcccatgtctctgccgtgtggacaaaaataggctatttaccaagtcattttgccacCTAAACTTATGCACATCTATACCAAAATCAAATGGcacaaacataacataaaatatGTATTCAATCATCCTCAATCAAGCATcattttaccatttcaataccaccAATATACAAGACACATAATATCCCAATATGCCATCCAATTTATACCAAATTTCTCTTACCCAAACATAAAAAATGACCAAACTCATATATGCATTGTTTAGCCTAATTTCACAAGCATACCAATATCCAGAACTCAACCATTTAACACTTATAATACCTATTATCACCAAGCATCACACAATCATCATCCAACACATTTCACTAAAACATATACACATttatatatacatgattcaaacataccaaaataacccaaaataagtcatcactcatggctatatatatacaaaccaaaatataaactttTACAACCCAATTCAAATAGCCAAAATCATTTTCAACTcataaccaaaatgactcaaaatacctatacatgccatataaccaaaacataagttcaaaagtaccaaattgatagttggatagtgtgacgtaaTCCCCGACGATTCCCGAATTTGAGTTAGCTTTaaagtcactataaaacatggaaaaataaacaaaataagctttatagcttagtaagcttgtatgaaataaactcaatcttaacatgattatataaattatcaatttgaacatatcaacatgtaattcatttaactaacaaacctttcacattttcaatcATAATCTTATATATGAACTTCACAACTTCTTCGATTTAAGTTTATacagttcatgtacatacctgtaccatcttgtaTCAATTTCATACACAACCACGTCCtttatttacccgttgaaccattcagaatactatcggatacatgagAAACTCGCAccaaagtgccaatatcatggcctgaaACCAACTcaatctcataacacatatactgctcacactagagctatcaacatgcctgctcacacaagctgtgggtcaagacgtagctacacggtctTTGCTCACACAAGTCGTTAAATAACATAacatatcttggtatactcaccACCAGTAGGACATACTGAAACCAGactcggatcacataatcacaataatccctaatgaccactacagcaaaactgacttttagcgacgtttttttaggcctttagcggcgcttttacaaGCGccataaaaaacgccgctatagatggcGCCACAAAAGTTTGCggcgttttttttttaaaaaactcctctaaaggtcatggcctttaacggcgcttttcccacaaacgccgctaaaggtcatgaaattttaaaaaaatattataaaatattataaaggtcatgaaaaattaaaattcattatcaaaatattgaggagaataatatccatgatataaatataaaaattttctattaaaattcattatcaaattaaattttgtatgaaaattttaactttaaaactaaatataaaatttgatgaattcaaatttagaatgtaaaataataaattaataacaaaacttagaactcaagttattaaatattaaaataaaaataaaatatagaatcaaaactaaaataaataataaaaattagattaaatataaagatataaataaaatacagCAAGTCTTTTACTAACAGCAAGTCCAAATACAGCATCTTGTTtattaataaaaacaacaaaacatcTAAATTGTTTATAGATATCCATGATACATCATGCATGACCGACACATCACCTATTTAACCAATCAAATACACAATCAGAGATTCTAAATTTCCACTCCTCACTAAATTCAAAGTATACATCATTAGACACAATTTGTCCAGTCTGATTTGAGATGGACTGATAAAGAATAGCTTCGGTTCAATATAGAACTAGGTACAATCCTGAACCAAGATGGCATATTATATGACATTCTTTTACTCTCTATCCTTCTTGTTGATATCACAAAACACATGCTATCAGAACATCAAATTTGAAGTGGACCAAATTTCCAGTTTTTCATGTCAAACGTTGAGTGCATACCAACCATGATTGATAGACAACAAGGATCTAGATAACCAAGGACCATTACACCTACTAGACTACCAGCAAGGCAGCCAATGAGTTGTCAATATATCCAGCCATCAACCATGTTTGACACAGATCCAAAATTCTTGCCAGTATCAAGCTGTCATAGAATTACTCAGCCAAGCATCTCAAGTCTGAGCATCATAGATTAAAACCAATTATTGTAATCATGTCATCGCTTTATACACCAATGAAAGAGGACATTAATAATAAAAACTATGAGGCTGAAAGAAGGGAAGATGGTACAGGAGAGGAAACAGACCAAACTAATCAAATTTAGAACCAAACAACCAGATAACTGGCCTTTAAGAATCAATGACGGCATGCAGCCTTAGCTTCAATCCTTTAATATTGTTCTAAAGAACGTCGAAACCCCAAAACACTAATGAAAAGAGAATATTCAATTGGGGAGTTTGAAGGTGACTAATAACTTGAAATGACCCTCATATAGTCCCCCAAGTACCTCtagaataaaagaaaacataaaagcaaaaaaaaaaaatataacctTGAAGCTCACACCTCGCAAGATGTGCTTTTCTCCAAATGATTTGTACACGTTTCGGCATTCAATGAGAACATCAGAATCATCTTCATGCTTCACTTCCTTGCTCCAATTCCCAGATTTAGATGATTCCTACAAACATATCCATGCAAATCACCATGGTGAGACTagaaaactatatatatatatatatatatatatatctaaaatcAAGTCTTTAAGGTCCTAAGGCTATTTtacttgaaataaaaaatatatatatataatatatgttagAAAAGATATTGCGATTTAGTTATTTGTTCCTTTGTAATATACTGGTTAGGCTTTCTAGTTTATCTGAATAAAGGTCGAGTGATCGGCATAAAATGGGAATCAAAGCAACTGCAGTGAAGGTCCATATCAATTCATCATACTACATAATAATAAAGAGAATTTAGGAGCAAAAATGTAAAAAGTGTTTATGAGCAGAAGAATGCTTACATTTAAGGCAATGATGTGAAGTGACAAATGTAAGGCAGTAGATAAAGTAGATAAAATCTTTGGTTGCAATTACTGATTGAAAATACACTTGAACAGCTTGTAAAGTCCTTGTTCTTGGCCTCTGCATAACATATAGAATAGGTTCAACACAATAAAAACCTGCAAGATAAAAAACAGAAGTAAGGAAAAAAGAATCTAACAAAAATATGTATATGAAGTCAAAAATGGCCCAAGTTACAAGACTAGCAACTGGCTAAATATTACatcttataaatttaattatacatTAACAGCCAATCAGCTCCTCGACAAGGTGGTCTCTCTATGAATTTATGATTGAGTTCAATGAAGGAAATAGCACCTTAATAAGGAAGATCAAATAGAAAAATTATccaatttttatgttatttattacaAGTTTAGTTTCTTTCCATAACCTCAATTTCAGAAGCAACGGTTTTTTACCTGCACTGCGCGCTAGAGCTTCACCATTTGTACCATTAATCCATTTATCCTGCATTATGCACCATTTTTCCTGTAATACAGTAAGTACATAAAAAACACATCATGGAACAACAAGACAATATAACcctcaatcaccttttctttcttTGACAGCTTGAAAGCCATTGAAACGAGTTACAGCATCAGAAATAAATAGTGCAGGCCATGCAGTAACAACAAAGTTCAATGACCATGAACAATACTATTTCAAAGAAAAAGTATCACATGAATCTGTCTATcagaaataaatatttatatcctTTTTCCCTTTGAATAAACTGATAGTCAATAGATAAAGGGAAAGAAGCTGACAATTTCACTAGGTTGGACATGTTGCCATAAGAAGCCGGAATTTCTGTTCCACCAAAATTGTTATTATCAAGTTGGCTGCAATACAAACAAATACTAGTATGAGATGTAATCAAAATTCCATCCAATTCAAGATATTAACTAACGGTAAACTTACAGTATTCTCAATTTAGGCATCTGTGAAAACTCTGGTGGTAGATTCCCCATTAAGTTATTGTTGTCCAGCAGACTGCACATCCATCATGGATATAAGCTATATTAAGGTGATTCATCCATAACAGCCCGGAATTTGTGACAATGGAATTAGTACTGAGCTTACAAATGAATAAGTGCAGGCATGCTGCTGAGCTCTGACGGAATCTACCCACTGATTGAGTTGTTGTTCATGTGACTGCAGTTAACAAAATGCAtagaaaaattattatattaatgcaTTACTTCATAACATAAAAagcatttaaatttaatttagtaGTATTATTTACTCACAAGTGCCTGCAGCTGATGAGGTTGACAAAAGATTTGGGCAGTGAACCTGTTATCTGATTCAAATCCACCTGAAACATCAACAAGTTAGGAAGAAAACCGAGCTCGTCGGCCAAAGGTCCTGAAAGCTGATTCCCACTTAAAAGCCTGCAACCATGATCACTAATCTTATAAGGTTTCTGCATTCATTTACTTGAAACTTGCTTTTGTTAGCTTCTGAATATGAGTTTGCTTACAGGAACTTCAATGATTTTATATTGCCTATCTCCTTAGGTATACTTCCTGTAATATTGTGATTCCACATAAAATTCCTGCACCAAGTAAGGAGTCATTGATGGTAAGGCAAGAATTTGGTGAACTTGAGTAAATATCTGAAGTCTCTAAAACATTGGCACCACTTACAGTACAGTCAAATTAGATAGCTGGCCAAGTTCAGGAGCAAGCTTTCCAGTAAGATTCAAGTTTAGCATCCGCCTGCCCAAAACATTACAACGTATCactcattttaaacaaaataatgATGGCAACCAATGAATACATGAAAATACATACAGTTCTTGAATATGCAAAAAGCCATCAGGTTGAGGCATGGTGCAGATTACTCCGGTCCAGTTCGAAACGCAAGGATCTCCTTTTCTCCAGTTCCTTAGATTTTTTCTCGGATCTTTGAGCTTACGCCGAATAGCTTGCAGTGCGTCAACTGGAAAATTCAACACAGGCATTTTGAAACTGGTTTAACGATGCAATATGATGAAGTAACAAAGAATATATTATAAACCAAACAAAATCAACCTCACCCTCGTGATCATCTCCGATGCCATTAGCAGAATTTTCCTACAAATTATGATTGTCAAAATAAAAAGGGGGGTTAAAGTAGCTAAGTCAAGCAAATTATTACTCGAAATAAAAGAAATAACCTTGAACTTCGTTTACCTGTTTTTTGTTGTAGGCTTTCATTTGTTTTTCATACTTAACCTTCCTTTGTCCAGATTTGACCTCATAAGGGGCTTTTTCCTTTATAAATACAAGCATTAAAATCATAATGATAATGCATATGCATAAATTCAGAATAGTAAGCCACACAGAATTTCTGTCATTCAAAAATCAATGCCTATCGAAAACTAGAACACATTGCTATCCATATAAAAAGATTTCCAGCACTTACTGCGTCAGACATGGATTTCCACATCTCTTCCGTAGCTTTACCAACCTTCAAGCAAAGAAGTTCAAAGAAACAACCCCCAAAGTCATTTACAAAACATGCATCCAATATCATGCTCAAAGGGGTACTAATTCACTTCAACTGATACAGCCTTCACATTAGGATTTTCCTTCTTGAAAATACCCCTAAATTCCTCACTGGcatttaataagaaaataaagaagaaattgaaCAAAGAATGCCTGTCAGACTGGAAAAACAAACACAATGGTTAACGCACCAATAAGCCATCAAAGACAAAACGTACAAGCACTTACATCTGAAAATGACTTTAAAAAGTTAGAACGGTTGCTTTTCGGGGATGGGGTCAATGCTTTTTGTCGTAGAACATGATTTTCATCTTCTAAATGTGAGAGCTTCTTCCTCGTTCTCCTTCTCTTCAACTTCCATTTGTTTCTCCAAAAACCTTAACAGATCGAGAGAAAAGAAGTAGCTATGGTGGGTGAATTTAGTGCagtgaaatgaaaaggaaaaaagaaatttggggGATTTGGTTAACGAGctgtattttgtgtttttttataaaaaaaataatggcCCGGCATTTTCTAAAAAACGCCACtatttcttaattttaattttttcatttttaacatattttttctattttttcttttaaaatttttatattgagaatatcatttttttaaattttttattttgaatattaaacttttaactgaaatatggactaaatttttaaatattaaatttttaagtttttattttgatttaattatagacattttaaaaataaatacatcaatatatttttatattgaataaatataaatatttatgtatgcaatataaatataaaatgatgttatatcaatagttgtgttaataatttacaagaactagatcaaattaaaatttatatatacaatTGCACCCCGATCCCCATATTTATCCctaaacactaaaaattaaaccctaaactatacacctaaactataaaccctaaactataatgataattaattcaatatttt
This is a stretch of genomic DNA from Gossypium arboreum isolate Shixiya-1 chromosome 11, ASM2569848v2, whole genome shotgun sequence. It encodes these proteins:
- the LOC108470404 gene encoding probable LRR receptor-like serine/threonine-protein kinase At5g37450, translated to MILDACFVNDFGGCFFELLCLKVGKATEEMWKSMSDAEKAPYEVKSGQRKVKYEKQMKAYNKKQENSANGIGDDHEVDALQAIRRKLKDPRKNLRNWRKGDPCVSNWTGVICTMPQPDGFLHIQELRMLNLNLTGKLAPELGQLSNLTVLNFMWNHNITGSIPKEIGNIKSLKFLLLSGNQLSGPLADELGFLPNLLMFQVDLNQITGSLPKSFVNLISCRHFHMNNNSISG